A window of the Halotia branconii CENA392 genome harbors these coding sequences:
- a CDS encoding non-ribosomal peptide synthetase, with the protein MGNFSQADLEYNFLGEVVYGISQTPQVSLEHQVAEHNGSLIFNWDAVEALFPIGMLDEMFTVYCNLLERLAQEDELWTVPIELLTSIPIHPHPPIPQTALLHTLFFAQVSQRPQQQAVISSDRILTYQELSDRVTELARQLGDRSEVAIAIIMEKGWKQVVAALAILATGGIYVPIDPGLPKERIWYCLQQAQVKLILTETSLVHSLEYPENIPTLCIDSLQTSPSQQPFQQIPKPTDLAYIIYTSGSTGTPKGVMITHESAVNTILDINERFRIDSGDRILAISAFSFDLSVYDIFGTLAAGGTIVIPDAANIKEPSHWSELIAKHQITIWNSVPAFMQMLIEYNLNHSQVIFNTFRLVLLSGDWIPLNLPAQIQKLSPQAEIISLGGATEAAIWSIYYPITQLDPNWKSIPYGKPLKNQYIYVLNTSMKKCPVWVTGELYIGGMGLAKGYWQDEEKTNASFIIHSVTKEKLYKTGDLGRYLPDGNIEFLGREDFQVKINGYRIELGEIEATLKQHPTVKEVVVTTISKTQQLIAYIVLQLELNITTQEIRSFLQTKLPAYMIPSNFVLLASFPLTENGKVDRQALSIPKGTQPELTQTFTPPRNQVEELLITTWMELFQLQQISIYDNFFALGGHSFLALQLISKINHKFQTNIPLSTLFYYPTVAELGNSLIQNHHTSLIPITLIPIQPQGTQPPLFCIHPIGGQVMVYQHLATCLGTDQPVYALQSRALNNSLDEHNSIENMAVEYAKIIRQHQPHGSYHLMGWSMGGVIAVSVTKELEQQGCKVDFLGLVDAFLFPDSTPTFTPNPLYELALVFGGTFVDALMTLDTVQQQQLREQLINLISVERLQLMMNWGKSQNLLPKELSEVSIEILQKQLELTEIHQKLLKNHQPPQIQAQISIWWAAQQLTPKLTRSNWSQYTINATYTKILDGNHFTIMLPPCTTILAQQLQEYI; encoded by the coding sequence TTGGGTAATTTTTCTCAAGCAGATTTAGAATATAACTTTTTAGGAGAGGTGGTGTATGGTATTAGCCAAACCCCGCAAGTTTCCTTAGAACATCAAGTTGCAGAACACAACGGAAGCTTAATTTTTAACTGGGATGCAGTAGAAGCACTCTTCCCTATAGGGATGTTGGATGAAATGTTTACAGTTTACTGCAATTTGCTGGAGCGTTTAGCCCAGGAAGATGAATTGTGGACAGTACCCATAGAATTATTAACATCAATCCCAATTCATCCTCATCCACCAATCCCGCAAACAGCTTTACTCCACACTTTGTTTTTTGCACAAGTATCTCAACGTCCACAACAACAAGCTGTAATTAGCAGCGATCGCATTCTCACCTATCAAGAGTTAAGCGATCGCGTCACTGAATTAGCACGACAACTAGGCGATCGTTCTGAAGTGGCGATCGCTATCATTATGGAAAAAGGCTGGAAACAGGTTGTTGCTGCTTTGGCTATCCTTGCTACTGGTGGTATCTATGTCCCCATCGATCCAGGATTACCCAAGGAACGTATATGGTATTGTTTACAACAAGCACAAGTCAAACTGATACTAACTGAAACTAGCCTTGTTCATAGTCTGGAATATCCAGAGAACATCCCAACTTTGTGTATAGATTCATTACAAACTTCACCATCTCAACAGCCATTCCAGCAAATCCCAAAACCCACAGACTTAGCCTATATCATCTACACCTCTGGTTCTACAGGAACACCCAAAGGTGTGATGATTACGCATGAAAGTGCAGTCAACACGATTTTAGATATCAACGAACGCTTTCGGATCGATTCAGGCGATCGCATCTTAGCTATTTCTGCTTTCAGCTTTGACCTCTCAGTTTACGACATCTTCGGCACTTTAGCAGCAGGAGGAACAATAGTCATTCCTGATGCTGCAAACATTAAAGAACCATCTCATTGGAGTGAATTAATTGCCAAACACCAAATCACAATTTGGAACTCAGTTCCCGCTTTCATGCAGATGTTAATTGAGTATAATTTAAATCATTCTCAAGTTATATTTAATACTTTCAGACTAGTTTTATTGAGTGGTGATTGGATACCCTTGAATTTACCTGCTCAAATCCAAAAATTATCTCCACAAGCCGAAATCATTAGTTTAGGAGGAGCAACAGAAGCCGCTATCTGGTCAATTTATTATCCAATTACCCAACTTGACCCCAACTGGAAAAGTATTCCCTACGGAAAACCACTTAAAAATCAATATATTTATGTTTTAAATACATCTATGAAAAAATGTCCTGTTTGGGTGACAGGAGAATTATATATTGGGGGAATGGGATTAGCAAAAGGTTATTGGCAAGACGAAGAAAAAACAAATGCTAGTTTTATTATTCATTCAGTTACCAAAGAAAAATTATATAAAACAGGTGATTTGGGACGTTATTTACCCGACGGCAATATTGAATTTTTAGGAAGAGAAGATTTTCAAGTTAAAATCAATGGTTATCGCATTGAACTCGGTGAAATTGAAGCCACATTAAAACAGCATCCCACCGTTAAAGAAGTTGTAGTTACAACAATCTCAAAAACACAACAACTAATCGCTTACATTGTTCTACAACTAGAGTTAAACATCACTACTCAAGAAATACGTTCTTTTCTCCAAACCAAATTACCAGCATACATGATCCCCTCTAATTTTGTGCTGTTAGCATCTTTCCCGCTCACAGAAAATGGTAAAGTGGATCGTCAGGCGCTATCTATTCCTAAAGGTACGCAACCAGAATTAACACAAACTTTTACCCCGCCTCGTAACCAAGTAGAAGAACTATTAATTACAACTTGGATGGAATTATTTCAACTTCAGCAAATTAGCATTTATGACAACTTCTTTGCATTGGGTGGACACTCATTTTTAGCACTACAATTAATATCCAAAATTAATCATAAATTTCAGACCAATATACCTCTCAGTACGCTTTTTTATTATCCCACTGTAGCAGAATTAGGAAATTCTCTCATCCAAAATCATCACACTTCGTTAATACCTATAACTTTAATCCCCATTCAACCACAGGGAACTCAACCACCATTATTCTGTATTCATCCCATAGGAGGACAAGTAATGGTGTATCAACATCTTGCCACCTGTTTAGGAACAGATCAACCTGTATACGCTCTCCAGTCTCGCGCTCTCAACAACTCACTTGATGAGCATAATAGCATTGAAAATATGGCTGTCGAATACGCCAAAATCATTCGCCAACATCAACCTCATGGTTCTTATCATCTCATGGGTTGGTCTATGGGTGGAGTCATTGCTGTTAGTGTTACCAAAGAATTAGAACAGCAAGGATGTAAAGTTGATTTTCTTGGACTTGTAGATGCATTCTTATTTCCAGATAGTACACCAACTTTTACACCCAATCCTTTATATGAATTAGCATTAGTGTTTGGTGGTACTTTTGTAGATGCTTTGATGACGCTAGATACTGTTCAACAACAGCAACTACGAGAGCAACTCATAAATTTAATTTCTGTTGAACGTCTGCAATTAATGATGAATTGGGGAAAATCACAAAATTTACTTCCAAAAGAACTATCAGAAGTATCAATTGAAATATTGCAAAAACAACTAGAATTAACCGAAATTCACCAAAAACTCTTAAAAAACCACCAACCACCTCAAATCCAAGCTCAAATCTCCATCTGGTGGGCTGCACAACAACTCACACCTAAGTTAACCCGTAGCAACTGGAGTCAATATACTATCAACGCAACTTACACAAAAATCTTAGATGGCAACCATTTTACCATCATGCTTCCCCCCTGCACTACAATACTCGCCCAGCAATTACAAGAGTACATTTAA
- a CDS encoding helix-turn-helix domain-containing protein: MDWEGEIDKAIAQYLRVNVSTVERTRARYVEGGIELAVQDRPHPPKQRKLDGQQEAFLIATACSDAPEGRNRWTMKLLAERMVSLNIVDSVFKETVRSYLKKTKLNLG, translated from the coding sequence ATGGACTGGGAGGGAGAAATTGATAAAGCGATCGCACAATATTTAAGAGTAAACGTTTCAACCGTAGAGCGTACCCGTGCCAGATATGTAGAAGGGGGCATTGAATTAGCGGTGCAAGACCGCCCTCATCCGCCAAAACAAAGAAAATTAGATGGTCAACAAGAAGCATTTCTGATTGCGACAGCTTGCTCTGATGCACCAGAAGGAAGAAATCGTTGGACGATGAAACTATTAGCAGAGCGTATGGTGAGTTTAAATATAGTAGATTCGGTTTTTAAAGAAACTGTTCGCTCCTATTTAAAAAAAACGAAATTAAACCTTGGTTAA
- a CDS encoding choice-of-anchor A family protein — translation MNQSSDSEGRVAVGGNATLTNFGVADRLSNSNGTDTRLVVGGNLTYNNGQIFGGNAVVGGTVKTPVYFNCSPNCGVSSGKPIDFDAARQELNNLSDYLGGLASTNTTEYKWGGIYLQGNNSDLNVFTIDGSQFSNTSYLNLSGVGSNSTVVFNVLGNSVNIKNFGLNLNGVNKQNVLFNFVDATQVTTTGFSFQGSVLATNANFNFSNGNVEGTLIASSLSGSGEFHNTQFTGNLPNVPQPEPPTNQWHPPTEPPSATKVPEPGAVLGLFILGTLAGFFRRSRIVDTIQ, via the coding sequence ATGAATCAAAGTTCAGATTCCGAAGGTCGTGTAGCTGTTGGTGGTAATGCCACATTGACTAATTTTGGAGTTGCTGATCGTCTAAGTAATTCTAATGGTACAGATACTCGACTTGTTGTAGGTGGTAATTTAACCTACAATAACGGTCAGATTTTTGGTGGTAATGCTGTTGTTGGCGGTACTGTTAAAACTCCTGTCTATTTCAATTGCTCTCCTAATTGTGGTGTTAGTTCAGGTAAGCCGATTGATTTTGATGCTGCACGCCAAGAGTTGAATAATCTTTCTGATTACTTGGGTGGATTAGCTTCTACAAATACTACAGAGTATAAATGGGGTGGAATTTACCTCCAAGGAAACAATAGTGATTTGAATGTCTTTACAATTGATGGTTCCCAGTTTTCTAACACTAGTTACTTAAATTTGAGTGGGGTTGGTAGTAATTCTACTGTGGTGTTTAATGTTCTGGGAAATAGTGTCAATATCAAGAATTTTGGGTTAAATCTTAATGGTGTTAATAAGCAAAATGTCTTGTTTAATTTTGTGGATGCAACTCAAGTAACAACCACTGGTTTCTCATTCCAAGGCAGTGTACTTGCTACCAATGCTAACTTTAATTTTTCTAATGGTAATGTGGAAGGAACTTTAATTGCTTCTTCATTATCTGGTAGCGGCGAATTTCACAACACTCAATTCACAGGTAATCTTCCTAACGTACCACAGCCAGAACCTCCTACCAATCAATGGCATCCTCCTACTGAGCCACCTAGTGCAACCAAAGTACCCGAACCAGGTGCTGTTTTAGGGCTATTTATCTTAGGAACTTTAGCAGGATTTTTCCGCCGTTCTAGAATAGTTGATACAATCCAGTAG
- a CDS encoding helix-turn-helix domain-containing protein gives MNLMQVTLSVDLPGLGTRIREIRESKGLSPTWVAAQAGMSVGNLYRIETEDAKSLPRETLRKLSEALGVNFDAEVKAALVQEIQ, from the coding sequence ATGAACTTAATGCAAGTTACTTTATCGGTTGATTTGCCTGGTCTAGGCACTCGAATTAGAGAGATTAGGGAGTCCAAGGGACTATCCCCTACTTGGGTAGCAGCTCAAGCTGGCATGAGTGTCGGGAATCTCTACCGGATAGAAACTGAAGATGCAAAGTCTTTGCCGCGCGAAACTTTACGTAAACTTTCTGAAGCACTTGGCGTAAATTTTGATGCTGAAGTTAAAGCTGCTTTAGTACAAGAGATTCAATGA
- the iscB gene encoding RNA-guided endonuclease IscB: MSNFVFVLDTDRRPLNPTHPGAARHLLNTGKAAVFRRYPFTIILKEACPDVPVQDLELKLDPGSKVTGIAIKQGNKVIFGAELQHRGQQIKNALLSRRQLRRSRRNRKTRYRQARFLNRTRPDGWLAPSLQHRVDTILTWVNRLRRFAPISSITQELVRFDPQLMQNPEISGVQYQQGELQGYEVREYLLEKWNRRCAYCSIENVPFEIEHIQPKSRGGSDRVSNLTIACHACNQSKGNQDIRDFLFCKPDLLNRILKQAKSPLKDAAAVNSTRWALFHALKETGLLVTTGTGGQTKFNRTRLYLPKSHWLDAACVGQVESLEVLTSNPLLITAKGHGTRQMCGTDKFGFPNRHRTNQKSWFGFQTGDLVRAVVASGKFAGRWVGRISVRSRPSFKLASSKIFDVHPRYLQVIHHADGYSYTA; encoded by the coding sequence ATGTCCAACTTTGTCTTTGTTCTTGATACCGACAGACGACCGCTAAACCCAACTCATCCGGGTGCAGCGCGTCATCTGCTCAATACTGGAAAAGCTGCGGTATTTCGTCGTTATCCGTTTACCATCATCCTGAAAGAAGCTTGTCCCGACGTGCCCGTACAAGATTTAGAACTCAAACTAGATCCAGGCTCAAAGGTTACGGGCATCGCAATTAAGCAAGGCAACAAAGTCATCTTTGGAGCCGAACTGCAACATCGGGGACAACAAATTAAGAATGCGCTGCTATCTCGTCGCCAATTGCGACGAAGTAGACGGAATCGCAAAACTCGCTATCGGCAGGCGAGGTTTCTCAATCGCACCCGTCCTGATGGCTGGCTGGCTCCGAGTCTTCAGCATCGGGTTGATACCATTCTCACCTGGGTTAACCGACTCCGTAGGTTTGCACCAATTAGCAGTATTACTCAAGAGTTGGTGCGGTTTGACCCGCAACTGATGCAGAACCCTGAGATTTCAGGCGTTCAATATCAGCAGGGAGAGTTGCAAGGATACGAAGTGAGAGAGTACCTTCTGGAAAAATGGAATCGGAGATGTGCTTATTGCTCAATCGAGAACGTCCCTTTTGAGATTGAACACATTCAACCCAAATCAAGGGGCGGTTCTGATCGAGTTTCTAACCTTACGATTGCTTGCCATGCCTGCAATCAAAGCAAAGGGAATCAAGATATACGAGATTTTCTTTTCTGCAAACCTGATTTACTCAATCGTATTCTCAAGCAGGCAAAATCCCCACTCAAAGACGCTGCCGCCGTTAATTCAACCCGTTGGGCATTGTTTCACGCGTTGAAAGAAACAGGCTTGCTAGTCACAACTGGGACAGGCGGACAAACCAAGTTCAATCGCACTCGATTATATCTGCCTAAATCTCATTGGCTAGATGCGGCTTGTGTCGGTCAAGTCGAATCGCTTGAAGTGTTGACCTCAAATCCGTTGCTGATTACGGCAAAAGGACACGGAACGCGGCAGATGTGCGGCACTGACAAGTTTGGATTTCCAAATAGACATCGCACTAACCAGAAAAGCTGGTTTGGCTTTCAGACGGGCGACTTAGTACGCGCTGTTGTTGCGTCAGGTAAATTTGCAGGGCGATGGGTAGGGCGAATCAGTGTTCGTTCTCGACCGAGTTTTAAGCTAGCGTCCAGCAAGATTTTCGATGTTCATCCAAGATATCTACAGGTGATTCACCATGCTGATGGTTATAGCTATACAGCTTAG
- a CDS encoding Rpn family recombination-promoting nuclease/putative transposase encodes MFDNTCKFIAELYSPDFATWLLGEPITLTKLSPTELSIEPIRADSLILLQSDEVVLHIEFQTEPDENMSFRMADYYLRIYRRFPNKQIHQVVIYLDETTSNKVHQTTFTTEKMRHEFSVIRLWEQPLEIFLNTPGLLPFAVLSATNDKASTLQQVANSVDKISERRTQSNISAAAAILAGLVLEQEVIGRLFRKDIMRESIIYQSILSEGKEEGREEGSQQKARQIALNLLAEGMTVDAIARITGLSVEMVQQLQQQEPDNQD; translated from the coding sequence ATGTTTGATAACACTTGTAAATTCATTGCTGAACTGTATTCTCCTGATTTCGCCACTTGGTTATTAGGAGAACCAATAACTTTGACTAAGTTAAGCCCAACAGAATTATCAATAGAACCAATTCGTGCTGATTCTTTAATTTTGCTGCAATCAGATGAGGTTGTTCTACATATAGAGTTTCAGACTGAGCCTGATGAAAATATGTCATTTCGGATGGCTGATTATTATTTGCGGATATATCGTCGTTTTCCCAATAAACAAATACATCAGGTTGTGATTTATTTAGATGAAACTACATCTAACAAAGTGCATCAAACCACATTTACAACAGAAAAAATGCGGCATGAATTTTCAGTAATTCGCCTGTGGGAACAACCACTAGAAATATTCCTGAACACCCCAGGATTATTGCCATTTGCTGTATTAAGTGCGACCAACGACAAGGCTAGTACACTACAACAAGTGGCTAACTCTGTTGATAAAATTAGTGAAAGAAGGACACAAAGTAATATTTCTGCTGCTGCCGCAATTCTGGCTGGGTTAGTATTAGAACAAGAAGTAATTGGGCGTTTATTCAGGAAGGACATTATGCGCGAATCAATCATTTATCAGTCAATTCTGAGCGAAGGTAAAGAAGAAGGGCGAGAAGAAGGAAGTCAACAAAAGGCTCGTCAAATTGCCCTCAACTTGCTAGCAGAAGGCATGACTGTTGACGCAATCGCACGGATAACTGGATTATCAGTAGAAATGGTGCAACAGTTGCAACAGCAAGAACCCGACAATCAAGATTAA
- a CDS encoding DUF5895 domain-containing protein: MTITLDTFKSPEFRGSFSKLPICQLLNGKNILFIKSDNIKLSGWIKRGEVENLITQLQATPKGKKFTLPEGYDVACGIPFIHTYRNGNSESGLAFECPRLHVLASSPRMIEVNDKGAEAGIGRKGDILGNFETWHGQSVRESHPKEFTTLRTLHLIYLVDTNGNFLHKVPLVLTVHGGAAAFFGQQLENFYKLVEIAYSDSQGDSFYTLNEQARAVTIFQPTFDTELVGSEARAEVCAVVGFNEPTAENVQEFFNLANAEKIWGTQRSLSGFASRYLKQFEKFHQIAPGVEVDEFPEEQFGKTMPMNQVDEIEDNDPDNF, encoded by the coding sequence ATGACAATTACACTAGACACATTCAAATCCCCTGAGTTTCGTGGTAGTTTCTCTAAATTGCCTATCTGTCAATTATTGAATGGGAAAAATATCTTATTCATCAAGTCAGATAATATTAAACTATCAGGTTGGATTAAGCGAGGAGAAGTTGAGAATTTAATAACTCAATTGCAAGCCACGCCCAAAGGAAAGAAATTTACATTACCTGAAGGATACGATGTTGCTTGTGGTATTCCATTTATTCACACTTACCGCAATGGAAATAGTGAATCAGGATTAGCTTTTGAATGTCCCAGACTTCATGTTTTAGCTTCTAGTCCTAGAATGATTGAGGTAAACGACAAAGGTGCTGAAGCCGGGATTGGACGCAAGGGAGACATCCTTGGTAACTTTGAGACTTGGCACGGTCAATCAGTTAGGGAATCACACCCGAAAGAGTTCACTACGTTACGGACATTACATCTAATTTATTTGGTTGATACAAACGGTAACTTTCTCCACAAAGTTCCTTTAGTCTTGACAGTTCATGGTGGTGCTGCGGCATTCTTTGGGCAACAGTTAGAGAATTTCTACAAGCTTGTGGAGATAGCTTACTCTGACTCTCAAGGTGATTCATTTTATACCTTAAACGAGCAAGCAAGAGCCGTTACTATATTTCAGCCAACATTTGATACAGAACTTGTTGGTAGTGAAGCTCGTGCTGAAGTTTGCGCTGTCGTGGGATTTAATGAGCCAACAGCAGAGAATGTTCAAGAGTTTTTTAATCTTGCCAATGCTGAGAAGATTTGGGGAACACAGCGGTCATTATCGGGATTTGCTTCTAGGTATTTGAAGCAGTTTGAGAAGTTTCATCAGATTGCGCCTGGGGTAGAAGTTGATGAGTTTCCAGAAGAACAATTTGGTAAAACTATGCCGATGAATCAAGTTGATGAGATAGAAGATAATGACCCCGATAATTTCTAG